The nucleotide window GCGGTCAAGTTGGGgttcatcaaactagaagacagactGCTCCTCAACCTCAAGTTGGGAACATGGGTCAAACCCAAGATGTTATGCTAGATCAAGTGCAAGAGCAGGGAGTTCAAAACGCTCCACCACCAGTGCCAACTGTTGTACCTACTGTTGCCTTACCTGCAGATGCAGTGTCAAGGTTATTGAATGTGTTAGAGGCATTGGTGCCTACTCAGGGGGGAAGTTCAGCTCCTCAGGCTACTTTACAGACACAAGTACCTGCACAGACTCAGACTTTCGGGAATAAGGAAGTATCTCTACAAGAGTTTCTgaaattgaaatcaccaaaattcacagGTTCCGATAATTCATCAGATCCTCAAAGTTTCTTGGATGGGACACTTAAGGCATTATGTGCTCTTGGATGTTCTAGTGAGAGAGCCGTGGAGCTCGTAGCATACAAACTAGAGGATATGGCCAACACATGGTATAAAACTATATTGTTAAGAAGGCCAGTAGGAGCAGCACCACTGACATGGTACGAGTTCACTAAGTTGTTCAAGAATCATTTTCTTCCAGACAGTCTGATGCAACAATATGCTAGAGACTTTGAGAGATTGGTTCAGACTCCAGATATGGATGTGTTAACATATAACACTAAGTTCTGTAAGCTGGCTATATATGCTCCTTACTTAGTGCCTATCGAAGAAGCTCGAGTTCAGAGGTTTGTGGATGGATTGGTTGGTCGTCTATACACTGCAGTAGCCCCACAGATGAAGACTTTATCCTACTCTGATATAGTCAACCTTGCTAGAAAGATTGAAAACAAGGGACGTGAAGAGCGTGCAGCTAGTGATTTACGTAAAAAGGCCAAGACATGAGGGGCTTTCAGTGGtggttttagtgaaaataaaagagtaggaaatcagggacaacaacaacaacaacagggtTCTCAGACAGGGACTCATATGTCTTCACAGACCACATTCTAGGACTTATATGTCTTCACAGTGCTTTCGGTGTGGCCAGTTGGGACATCACTTGAGGGATTGCCCTCAGCCTCCGAAAAATTTCAACCAGGCTTC belongs to Nicotiana tabacum cultivar K326 chromosome 6, ASM71507v2, whole genome shotgun sequence and includes:
- the LOC107807973 gene encoding uncharacterized protein LOC107807973, with amino-acid sequence MARTRTPSSAGRGATRGGGQVGVHQTRRQTAPQPQVGNMGQTQDVMLDQVQEQGVQNAPPPVPTVVPTVALPADAVSRLLNVLEALVPTQGGSSAPQATLQTQVPAQTQTFGNKEVSLQEFLKLKSPKFTGSDNSSDPQSFLDGTLKALCALGCSSERAVELVAYKLEDMANTWYKTILLRRPVGAAPLTWYEFTKLFKNHFLPDSLMQQYARDFERLVQTPDMDVLTYNTKFCKLAIYAPYLVPIEEARVQRFVDGLVGRLYTAVAPQMKTLSYSDIVNLARKIENKGREERAASDLRKKAKT